One stretch of Candidatus Bathyarchaeia archaeon DNA includes these proteins:
- a CDS encoding nucleoside deaminase gives MKLEKYMKQAVEEAKASLREGNKGFGAVIAKNGQVVSSAHDTECTENDATAHAELLAIQKASRKVGKNLSDCILVSTHEPCPMCATAVIWSGIAEIAYGFSTKEAIKQGRRRIDLSCVELFHRAGVKVVVHEKVLHEECTVLYREDVRAEIRKLRNANDEALKALNINSAQRRVKWFKENREKLEDVITKDILDSGYRLLLERLGITEDQAPVVSRTEHEIVFHSQNFCPTLEACKILGVDTRIICRKLNENATDTLLKQIDPHLEFSRNYQNLRPYTKYCEESIRIAEK, from the coding sequence ATGAAACTGGAAAAGTACATGAAGCAAGCGGTAGAAGAGGCGAAAGCAAGTTTACGCGAAGGAAACAAAGGGTTTGGCGCAGTCATCGCTAAAAATGGACAAGTTGTGTCGTCTGCTCATGACACGGAGTGCACCGAAAACGACGCCACAGCCCACGCAGAACTTCTCGCTATCCAAAAAGCCTCACGCAAAGTGGGCAAAAATCTTTCAGACTGTATCTTGGTTTCAACGCATGAACCGTGTCCCATGTGCGCCACGGCTGTGATTTGGTCGGGTATAGCCGAAATCGCCTACGGATTCTCAACCAAGGAAGCGATTAAGCAGGGAAGAAGGCGGATAGACCTGTCTTGCGTGGAGCTATTTCACAGGGCAGGCGTAAAGGTTGTTGTACATGAGAAAGTGTTACATGAAGAATGCACGGTTTTGTACCGAGAAGACGTTAGGGCAGAGATTAGGAAGCTTCGTAACGCAAACGATGAAGCTCTGAAGGCGCTTAATATCAATTCAGCCCAAAGGCGGGTTAAGTGGTTTAAGGAAAATCGGGAAAAGCTTGAGGATGTCATAACCAAAGACATACTGGATTCAGGCTATAGGCTACTTTTAGAACGGTTGGGCATCACGGAAGATCAAGCTCCAGTTGTATCAAGAACTGAACACGAGATTGTTTTCCATTCCCAAAACTTCTGTCCCACTTTGGAAGCCTGCAAAATACTTGGCGTAGACACAAGAATCATTTGTAGAAAACTAAACGAAAACGCAACTGACACGTTGCTTAAGCAAATTGACCCGCATCTAGAGTTTTCAAGAAACTACCAAAACCTAAGACCTTACACAAAGTATTGTGAAGAGAGTATTCGCATAGCAGAAAAGTGA
- a CDS encoding thiamine phosphate synthase — protein sequence MSKLEGLYLVVSPILPTDALLFAVERALEGGVDIVQFLSEQENSEVRKVAVKLAELTQGRDKPFLINTDIALAKEVQADGVHFDNLETVPAEVREALGENCIVGYTVNADMEKLRWAENVGADYVSFCAVFQTCTSSHCPIVPLEKISAARAETGLSMFAAGGINLENVEKVLATGVDGVAVASALLRAENPKQTAMAFKDRILKRHS from the coding sequence ATGTCCAAGCTGGAAGGATTGTATCTGGTTGTTTCGCCAATACTGCCCACGGATGCACTACTTTTTGCGGTTGAAAGGGCTTTGGAGGGCGGTGTTGACATAGTGCAGTTTTTGTCAGAGCAAGAAAACAGTGAAGTTCGAAAGGTGGCAGTGAAATTGGCAGAATTGACTCAGGGGCGCGATAAGCCTTTTCTCATAAACACGGACATAGCCTTAGCTAAAGAAGTTCAAGCGGATGGGGTTCATTTTGACAACTTGGAGACGGTTCCTGCGGAAGTAAGAGAAGCCTTGGGTGAAAACTGTATAGTAGGCTACACAGTTAACGCGGATATGGAAAAGTTACGCTGGGCAGAAAATGTGGGTGCTGACTATGTTTCGTTTTGCGCTGTTTTTCAAACATGCACCAGTTCACACTGCCCGATAGTGCCGTTAGAAAAAATAAGTGCCGCCAGAGCTGAGACCGGGCTTTCGATGTTTGCGGCTGGAGGCATAAATTTGGAGAATGTGGAAAAAGTTTTGGCGACAGGCGTGGATGGCGTTGCGGTTGCGTCTGCGTTACTTAGGGCGGAAAACCCTAAGCAAACAGCTATGGCTTTTAAGGATAGAATCCTCAAACGCCACAGCTAA
- a CDS encoding class I SAM-dependent methyltransferase, translated as MNEKTVYTEEKTAKEYEAYYKTKYRRADALEKKLLEKMLSQFNDISQVLEVGCGTGHFTKWMATLGLQCYGADVSKPMLQEAKNTWTQSCLVQCEATQLPFAAQSVDIVAFITSLEFIRDPQTALSEALRVAKKGLVIGLLNKFSLSTLTKQVKTTSGRSRHYQNAHFYAVKDIEQMLKQTQTKRKAMVWDTTVFPSVFGDLESSSLPFGAFLGIAVKVEHESNE; from the coding sequence ATGAATGAAAAAACGGTGTACACCGAGGAAAAAACCGCCAAAGAATACGAAGCATACTACAAAACCAAGTACCGCAGAGCAGATGCTCTGGAAAAAAAGCTGCTGGAAAAAATGCTATCACAATTTAACGATATCAGTCAAGTGTTAGAGGTTGGTTGCGGAACAGGGCACTTCACAAAATGGATGGCAACACTGGGACTGCAATGTTACGGCGCTGATGTATCAAAGCCCATGCTGCAAGAAGCAAAAAACACGTGGACCCAAAGCTGCCTTGTTCAGTGCGAAGCAACACAGTTGCCCTTCGCAGCCCAATCCGTGGATATAGTTGCGTTCATAACAAGCTTAGAGTTTATCCGTGACCCCCAAACGGCGCTATCTGAAGCTTTGCGGGTTGCCAAGAAGGGTTTGGTTATTGGGCTGCTCAACAAATTCAGCCTCTCAACACTAACAAAACAGGTCAAGACGACTTCAGGAAGAAGCAGGCACTACCAAAATGCACACTTCTACGCCGTAAAGGACATAGAACAAATGCTAAAGCAAACCCAAACCAAGCGAAAGGCAATGGTGTGGGATACAACGGTTTTTCCATCGGTTTTCGGAGACCTCGAATCGTCCAGTTTACCGTTTGGAGCGTTTCTGGGCATCGCCGTAAAAGTGGAGCATGAATCAAATGAGTGA
- a CDS encoding ECF transporter S component yields the protein MNLNAKNYKSNQISQSKKISLTAIMAALIAVTTIIAIPLPPPLSTINLAPVIIFTVAILLGPKVGGAATAIGCAIGYLTGISVGTIVVPPGFQYIYLFGLIAARTPMAIAVGLLRKKSEIAGMTLGVVVETMIFFVIDLAMFGIAFAIFDLGVFIDFVFVPITFVVLIAVRRMLNSKYLA from the coding sequence GTGAACCTAAACGCAAAAAACTATAAATCAAACCAGATTTCTCAATCCAAAAAAATTTCTTTAACCGCAATTATGGCTGCATTAATCGCAGTTACAACCATAATCGCCATACCCCTTCCACCCCCACTTTCAACCATAAACTTGGCGCCGGTGATAATCTTCACCGTAGCCATTCTTTTGGGACCAAAAGTTGGGGGCGCAGCCACGGCCATAGGATGCGCAATCGGCTACTTAACCGGCATAAGCGTCGGAACCATAGTTGTTCCCCCAGGCTTTCAATACATCTACCTGTTCGGATTAATTGCCGCCCGAACCCCAATGGCAATAGCAGTCGGGTTGCTGCGCAAAAAGAGCGAAATCGCAGGAATGACGCTGGGTGTTGTGGTGGAGACTATGATTTTCTTTGTCATCGACCTTGCCATGTTTGGCATAGCATTTGCCATATTTGACCTTGGGGTGTTCATTGACTTCGTGTTTGTACCCATCACCTTTGTTGTGCTCATTGCAGTCCGCAGGATGCTAAACAGCAAATATTTAGCTTAG
- a CDS encoding AIR synthase family protein, which translates to MSEIGKFPIDLIERTVYAHLGAKNQAVLVGPGHGRDNTVIQANGDQVLIATADPLSVIPALGFRDSAYISIHLLASDLATCGFPPRFFMANLNLPPHMKNEEFEEYWNCIDEECKKLGVAIVGGHTGRYVGSDYTVVGGGVMMTFAPKDQYVDSTMSKPGDAVLMTKGTAIATTAILTRVFPQTIENAFGTAFLKKAHAYLEKFSVVEDALAVASVGRREKGVTAMHDVTEGGLTGALYELTEASGVGVEVDLSKVPVTKEAKQICELFNLSPYSTLSEGTLIATVKPKKADETQQALKEKGIESAVIGKIISQKEGRWIKTEGKKKPLEKPTVDPYWAAYWKATQEGWK; encoded by the coding sequence ATGAGTGAAATCGGCAAGTTTCCAATAGACTTGATTGAAAGAACAGTTTATGCTCATTTAGGAGCCAAAAACCAAGCGGTCCTTGTCGGTCCAGGTCACGGCAGAGACAACACTGTAATCCAAGCTAATGGCGACCAAGTTCTCATCGCAACCGCAGACCCATTATCAGTCATTCCTGCTCTGGGCTTCAGAGATTCAGCTTACATATCGATACATCTTCTCGCGTCAGATTTAGCAACATGTGGGTTTCCACCCAGATTTTTCATGGCAAACCTCAATCTACCGCCCCACATGAAGAACGAAGAGTTTGAGGAATACTGGAACTGCATCGACGAGGAATGCAAGAAACTTGGGGTAGCCATTGTGGGTGGACATACAGGCAGATATGTAGGCTCCGACTACACAGTCGTGGGTGGGGGCGTGATGATGACGTTTGCCCCAAAAGACCAATACGTAGACAGCACCATGAGCAAACCAGGAGACGCCGTGCTAATGACCAAAGGCACCGCAATCGCCACAACCGCTATCCTCACACGGGTTTTCCCCCAAACCATCGAAAACGCCTTCGGCACAGCCTTCCTCAAAAAAGCGCACGCCTACTTGGAGAAGTTCAGTGTAGTGGAAGATGCCTTAGCGGTTGCTTCGGTGGGGCGCAGAGAAAAAGGCGTAACCGCAATGCATGATGTCACGGAGGGAGGCTTAACGGGTGCACTTTATGAACTAACGGAGGCGTCGGGCGTAGGAGTAGAAGTGGACCTGTCAAAGGTCCCCGTAACCAAGGAAGCAAAGCAGATATGCGAGTTGTTTAACCTCTCACCTTACTCTACATTAAGTGAAGGCACCCTGATTGCGACAGTTAAACCTAAAAAAGCAGATGAAACCCAGCAAGCGCTGAAGGAGAAGGGCATAGAAAGCGCGGTCATCGGAAAAATCATTAGCCAAAAAGAAGGCAGATGGATCAAAACCGAAGGAAAAAAGAAGCCTTTGGAAAAACCCACCGTTGACCCGTATTGGGCGGCATATTGGAAAGCAACACAGGAAGGCTGGAAATAA
- a CDS encoding alpha-amylase family glycosyl hydrolase — protein MFFLSTTIEPTAPTKISQAYLKPRGKVHPSPASWQDQIVYFLLPDRFSDANEATRPLFNRATPEAHLADKGRWMASGKTFQGGTIKGITSKLGYIKDLGATTLWVGPVWQQRPDLNDSYHGYAIQNFLDVDSRFGTRQDLRDMVDAAHDLGLYVLLDVIYNHSGNNWFYQNEEGYASDILPYRFEPPYPFGWWRNQNGRPATQAATAQDGVWPVEFQNPEWYTRAGKIEHWDPADWENPMHDDCEFRRGDFFNLKDLNHSKNEVLSALIRAYQYWIALSDCDGFRIDTVKHTSFEASRNFCGAIREYAESIGKENFLLLGEVTGGAKMISNYLDIFGMNIDAALDIGEPADRIADMTKGFGNPQDFFNQFGGKDQDQFGSHRVIGRYHVSILDDHDKVGSRGGKRRFSAGNNIKHKHQQAAHAVGVQLTTLGIPCIYYGTEQAFDGSEDQHDSAIEPTTSGDVPYGDRYIRECMFGGKFGAFQTQGCHFFDPKNPTYMRIAAIARIRNQKNMVGLALRRGRQYLHKTAKPPDAQFALPSAGDIVAWSRVFFDQDVLVALNTNGEKEQTARVLLDSRFHPKESSMSFLYLSDWTDAELAKVPNPARAVPVEYVEGQATVLVHLPAAGMAILA, from the coding sequence GTGTTTTTCTTGTCAACCACAATTGAGCCGACCGCTCCAACCAAAATTTCTCAAGCATACCTTAAACCCCGAGGAAAAGTCCACCCCAGCCCCGCCTCATGGCAGGACCAAATCGTGTATTTTTTGCTTCCCGACCGATTCAGCGACGCCAACGAAGCAACCCGACCCCTCTTCAACCGCGCAACCCCAGAAGCGCATCTAGCAGACAAGGGCAGGTGGATGGCAAGCGGCAAAACCTTCCAAGGAGGCACCATAAAAGGAATCACCAGCAAACTCGGCTACATCAAAGACTTAGGCGCCACCACACTTTGGGTTGGACCCGTCTGGCAGCAAAGACCAGACCTTAACGACTCCTACCACGGATACGCCATCCAAAACTTCCTTGATGTGGATTCACGGTTTGGGACGCGGCAGGATTTGCGGGACATGGTGGATGCAGCTCACGATTTAGGGTTGTATGTGCTTTTGGACGTGATTTACAATCATTCAGGCAACAACTGGTTCTACCAAAACGAGGAAGGATACGCCAGCGACATTTTGCCGTACCGTTTTGAGCCGCCCTACCCATTTGGCTGGTGGCGAAACCAAAACGGGCGCCCTGCAACACAAGCTGCAACCGCCCAAGACGGCGTGTGGCCCGTTGAATTCCAGAACCCAGAGTGGTACACTCGCGCAGGAAAAATAGAGCATTGGGACCCCGCAGACTGGGAAAACCCCATGCATGATGACTGCGAGTTTCGAAGAGGCGACTTCTTCAACCTCAAAGACCTCAACCACAGCAAAAACGAAGTTCTCTCCGCCCTCATCCGCGCCTACCAGTACTGGATTGCCTTAAGCGACTGCGACGGCTTTCGCATAGACACCGTCAAACACACGTCGTTTGAGGCGTCCCGCAACTTCTGCGGCGCCATCCGCGAATACGCCGAATCCATAGGCAAAGAAAACTTCCTACTCTTAGGCGAGGTAACGGGGGGCGCGAAAATGATAAGCAACTATCTGGACATTTTTGGCATGAACATCGACGCAGCCCTTGACATAGGCGAACCTGCAGACCGAATCGCCGACATGACCAAAGGCTTTGGCAACCCCCAAGACTTCTTTAACCAGTTCGGCGGCAAAGACCAAGACCAATTTGGCAGCCACCGCGTAATCGGACGCTACCACGTCTCCATATTGGACGACCATGACAAAGTGGGTTCCCGCGGGGGAAAACGCCGCTTCAGCGCAGGCAACAACATCAAACATAAACACCAACAAGCCGCCCACGCGGTAGGCGTGCAACTGACGACTTTGGGGATTCCGTGCATTTACTACGGCACCGAGCAAGCCTTTGACGGCTCCGAAGACCAACACGACTCAGCCATCGAACCCACAACATCAGGCGACGTCCCCTACGGCGACCGCTACATCCGTGAATGCATGTTCGGCGGCAAATTCGGAGCCTTCCAAACCCAAGGCTGCCACTTCTTTGACCCCAAAAACCCCACCTACATGCGCATCGCCGCCATCGCCCGCATACGCAACCAGAAAAACATGGTTGGCTTAGCACTTCGCCGCGGCAGACAATACCTGCACAAAACCGCCAAACCACCAGACGCCCAGTTTGCGTTACCTTCCGCGGGAGACATCGTGGCGTGGTCGCGAGTCTTCTTTGACCAAGACGTTTTGGTTGCCCTTAATACGAATGGGGAAAAAGAGCAGACTGCAAGGGTTCTGCTGGACTCGCGGTTTCACCCCAAAGAGTCGAGCATGAGTTTTCTGTATTTGAGCGACTGGACTGACGCGGAGCTGGCAAAGGTTCCCAACCCAGCAAGGGCGGTTCCTGTGGAGTACGTTGAGGGACAGGCAACTGTTTTGGTGCATTTGCCCGCTGCGGGAATGGCAATCTTAGCGTAA